A stretch of Thermomicrobium roseum DSM 5159 DNA encodes these proteins:
- a CDS encoding glycerol-3-phosphate acyltransferase → MESVLLLLAGYLLGSVPTAQIAAQLLAGVDLRERSPTISGSGVYYLVARWAVVPVGLIDVLKGYLATVLPLQVGASSELAMACGLAAVVGHNWSLWLGFRGGRGISPFLGFLLVVFPMGVFVVLAALAIGRLVRRTPVVALLGLLSLPGVIIALGGSDAALRGSLGMLAITIVKRLEANRRRLPRDPVARQTVLWRRFWLDRDEERWPPAMEG, encoded by the coding sequence ATGGAGAGCGTGCTTCTGCTGCTCGCCGGATATCTCCTCGGCTCCGTACCGACCGCTCAGATCGCTGCCCAGCTCCTCGCGGGAGTCGATCTGCGGGAGCGCTCGCCGACGATCAGTGGCTCGGGAGTCTACTATCTGGTCGCGCGCTGGGCGGTGGTTCCGGTCGGTCTGATCGACGTCTTGAAGGGGTACCTCGCGACCGTACTGCCCTTACAGGTCGGAGCCAGTTCGGAGCTGGCTATGGCGTGTGGTTTGGCAGCCGTCGTCGGTCACAACTGGTCACTGTGGCTCGGCTTTCGCGGTGGGCGCGGGATCAGTCCGTTTCTCGGATTCCTGCTCGTCGTCTTCCCCATGGGAGTCTTCGTCGTGCTCGCCGCGTTGGCGATCGGAAGGCTCGTGCGGCGCACTCCGGTGGTCGCGTTGCTCGGGCTCCTCTCGTTACCGGGCGTGATCATCGCGCTCGGTGGATCCGACGCGGCATTGCGGGGCAGTCTCGGTATGCTCGCGATCACGATCGTCAAGCGGCTGGAAGCGAACCGGCGGCGACTTCCGCGTGATCCGGTTGCTCGGCAGACTGTTCTCTGGCGGCGATTCTGGTTGGATCGCGATGAGGAGCGGTGGCCTCCCGCGATGGAGGGTTGA
- a CDS encoding DAK2 domain-containing protein: MDHPFAEHVTRESEVARQCWDGCTFVAALEAAVLALGEHAASLDALNVFPVADRDTGTNLFLTAQAALRAARAASDTSLTVVTRSAAHAALRAAHGNSGVILSQFFRAWAEIAAQREYLDAAAMAAGFARADTLARQALLEPVEGTMITVLRAAAAAAQEAEAAGLPLAEILARVRDAALTAVARTPELLPILRQQGVVDAGAQGLAVLLDAWAAAARGERPTLAPLRTTPPPTHSGAGDPVGYCFNALLRVLSDRRDELLRTLAPYGESIEIVGDDALLRVHLHTQQPDLVIACLRAYGRLDSLAVEPLSADGQETILTEARGSALLVLSPAPTIRAWARRSGALALAPSPTLTEPERLAARLATLPVDRLLVLPARQEDAALVREAARQLKQPTLVVLPAHSLAAQLTALLVYEPGQGDRAEEKLVDLLTRLRTVEIDQEGTSATPRWIARSGPWHAMHATPEEALRAGLAHLHAQEAELCTLVIGEAIGEVAGLHRAIRAHWPHLQIDFFWGHQPAPALSIALE, encoded by the coding sequence ATGGATCACCCGTTCGCCGAGCACGTGACGCGAGAATCCGAAGTCGCTCGACAGTGTTGGGACGGCTGCACCTTCGTGGCCGCACTCGAGGCTGCCGTCCTCGCTCTCGGCGAGCACGCCGCGAGTCTCGACGCCTTGAACGTGTTCCCGGTCGCCGACCGAGACACCGGCACGAATCTCTTTTTGACCGCGCAGGCAGCTTTGCGGGCCGCCCGCGCGGCGAGCGACACGAGCCTGACTGTGGTGACGCGTTCTGCAGCCCATGCTGCACTACGAGCCGCACATGGCAACTCCGGCGTGATCCTCAGCCAGTTTTTCCGCGCCTGGGCCGAGATCGCTGCCCAACGCGAGTACCTCGATGCAGCAGCCATGGCAGCCGGCTTCGCCCGAGCCGACACGCTGGCTCGGCAGGCACTTTTAGAGCCAGTCGAAGGCACGATGATCACCGTGCTCCGCGCGGCTGCGGCAGCTGCCCAGGAGGCGGAAGCCGCTGGTCTCCCGCTCGCCGAAATCTTGGCGCGCGTCCGCGACGCCGCTCTCACCGCGGTCGCCCGGACCCCAGAACTCTTGCCGATTCTGCGCCAGCAAGGTGTCGTCGATGCAGGTGCACAAGGGCTTGCCGTCCTCCTCGATGCTTGGGCTGCTGCCGCTCGCGGGGAACGGCCCACACTCGCGCCGCTGAGGACGACACCGCCACCGACCCACTCAGGTGCTGGCGACCCGGTCGGGTACTGTTTCAACGCGCTGCTTCGTGTTCTGAGCGATCGACGCGACGAGCTCCTCCGAACGCTCGCGCCGTACGGCGAGTCGATCGAAATCGTCGGTGATGACGCGCTGCTGCGTGTGCATCTCCATACCCAGCAGCCGGATCTGGTCATCGCGTGTCTCCGTGCGTACGGCAGACTCGATTCGCTGGCCGTAGAACCGCTCTCTGCAGATGGACAGGAGACGATCCTCACGGAAGCACGTGGATCCGCTCTGCTCGTCTTGTCTCCTGCGCCCACGATCCGGGCATGGGCTCGTCGCTCAGGAGCGCTCGCTCTCGCTCCGAGTCCGACGCTCACCGAACCCGAGCGGTTGGCTGCTCGACTCGCTACGCTGCCGGTCGATCGTCTCCTCGTGCTTCCTGCGCGGCAGGAAGACGCAGCGCTGGTTCGAGAGGCAGCCCGTCAACTGAAACAGCCGACGCTCGTCGTTCTCCCAGCGCACTCGCTCGCTGCTCAGTTGACCGCCCTCCTCGTCTACGAGCCAGGTCAGGGGGATCGCGCTGAAGAAAAACTGGTCGATCTTCTGACACGTCTACGGACAGTCGAGATCGACCAGGAGGGTACGTCCGCGACACCACGCTGGATCGCTCGCAGCGGTCCGTGGCACGCAATGCATGCAACGCCGGAGGAGGCACTCCGCGCGGGACTCGCGCACCTGCATGCCCAGGAGGCTGAACTCTGCACCCTGGTCATCGGCGAGGCGATCGGTGAGGTCGCAGGACTCCACCGAGCCATCCGTGCCCACTGGCCGCACCTCCAGATCGACTTCTTCTGGGGACACCAGCCGGCACCAGCACTCTCCATAGCGCTCGAGTGA
- a CDS encoding U32 family peptidase produces MERTRAFLERLGLPRGDLHDLPTSTKRFPDGAQYRIEIPSTEGPRVLAAVIEEAKRHGIVVHRISQGSGVMLLTDEEIREMAALAAAEGMEVSLFARPSAGWDIGAMARTPAGALVSAKLRGQEQLVHCLEDVRRAADLGIRSVLLADEGALWVASEMRRAGELPRDMQFKVSVLMGAANPASVALLVRLGADTYNVVTDLSLAQLAAIRAAVDVPLDIYVEVPDDVGGFVRHYEIAEIVRVCAPVYLKFGLRNAPNIYPSGRHLEELAVQLGRERVRRAAIGLALLHRYYPDAVGSRPGAAGLALPVVDR; encoded by the coding sequence GTGGAGCGGACACGAGCGTTTCTCGAGCGGCTGGGCTTGCCACGGGGTGATCTCCATGATCTGCCGACCAGCACCAAGCGCTTTCCCGACGGGGCGCAGTATCGGATCGAGATTCCGAGTACCGAGGGACCGCGTGTTCTCGCCGCCGTGATCGAGGAAGCCAAGCGGCACGGTATCGTCGTCCACCGAATCTCGCAGGGAAGCGGCGTGATGCTGCTGACCGACGAGGAGATCCGCGAGATGGCGGCATTGGCAGCAGCCGAGGGCATGGAGGTGAGCCTCTTCGCGCGACCGAGTGCGGGGTGGGATATTGGTGCGATGGCCCGTACGCCGGCCGGGGCGCTGGTGAGTGCCAAGCTGCGTGGCCAGGAGCAATTGGTGCATTGCCTGGAGGACGTGCGGCGGGCAGCAGACTTGGGTATCCGGAGCGTCCTGCTCGCTGACGAGGGAGCGCTCTGGGTGGCAAGCGAGATGCGGCGGGCCGGTGAATTACCGCGCGATATGCAGTTCAAGGTCAGCGTGCTCATGGGGGCAGCCAATCCGGCCTCGGTCGCGTTGCTGGTCCGCTTAGGAGCGGACACGTACAACGTCGTGACCGATCTCAGCTTGGCGCAGCTCGCCGCGATCCGAGCCGCGGTCGATGTGCCTCTCGACATCTACGTGGAGGTGCCGGACGACGTAGGAGGGTTCGTTCGCCACTACGAGATCGCGGAGATCGTCCGCGTGTGCGCGCCTGTCTATCTCAAGTTCGGGCTCCGCAACGCCCCGAACATCTATCCGTCAGGGCGACATCTCGAGGAGCTGGCTGTCCAATTGGGGCGGGAGCGAGTCCGCCGAGCAGCGATCGGACTCGCTTTGTTGCACCGGTACTATCCGGACGCGGTGGGGTCGCGACCAGGAGCCGCTGGTCTGGCACTCCCGGTCGTGGACCGGTGA
- a CDS encoding MBL fold metallo-hydrolase translates to MEGVAAILQRLAQRHDSLGIVWLGQASVALAGSGRIVLIDPFLSPHPDRLVPPMVAPEELASVDLVLVTHEHWDHLDGPTCAAIARVAPGARFACPQPIVDQFGALGIDRERVQGMRPGQAEVFADVTVWPVAAMHGLHAADAYGFGEVDGVPRFLGYVVELAGVRLYHAGDTIAYAGLAETVRALRPQVAMLPINGRDWYREQMDIVGNLDIREAAHLAADIGVELLIPLHYDMFAANLADPGALVRYVHDRKLPVHVLVLRPGKPVLVQPVGREEL, encoded by the coding sequence ATGGAGGGGGTCGCGGCGATTCTTCAGCGGCTGGCGCAGCGACACGACTCGCTCGGGATCGTGTGGCTCGGGCAAGCGAGCGTCGCGCTGGCGGGGTCAGGCCGAATCGTCCTGATCGATCCGTTCCTCTCGCCGCATCCCGACCGGTTGGTACCGCCGATGGTTGCGCCGGAGGAACTCGCGTCGGTCGACCTCGTGCTCGTGACGCACGAGCACTGGGATCACTTGGATGGGCCGACCTGTGCGGCGATCGCGCGGGTGGCGCCGGGAGCGCGTTTCGCTTGCCCGCAGCCGATCGTCGACCAGTTCGGCGCGCTCGGCATCGACCGCGAGCGCGTGCAGGGAATGCGGCCAGGCCAAGCCGAGGTCTTCGCTGACGTCACTGTCTGGCCGGTCGCAGCCATGCATGGTCTGCATGCGGCTGATGCGTATGGCTTCGGTGAGGTCGATGGCGTACCGCGCTTTCTCGGCTACGTGGTCGAGCTGGCTGGCGTGCGCCTGTACCATGCCGGGGACACGATCGCGTACGCAGGCCTCGCCGAGACGGTGCGCGCGTTACGACCCCAGGTCGCGATGCTGCCGATCAATGGCCGGGACTGGTATCGGGAGCAGATGGATATCGTGGGCAACCTGGATATTCGGGAGGCGGCACATCTGGCGGCGGACATCGGCGTCGAACTCCTGATTCCCCTTCACTACGACATGTTCGCGGCCAATCTGGCTGACCCTGGTGCACTCGTTCGCTATGTCCACGATCGGAAGCTGCCGGTCCATGTCCTGGTGCTGCGGCCGGGCAAGCCGGTGCTGGTGCAGCCCGTGGGTCGGGAGGAGCTGTGA
- a CDS encoding mandelate racemase/muconate lactonizing enzyme family protein: MRIVDVKTYVLGTAWRNLTFVEVHTDEGITGVGEARMLNHTDALLGYLAEAVPNHVLGRDPFQIEDLVFHMMRDDYARPDYVMMSGIAAIEIACWDIMGKALGLPVYQLLGGAVRDRIKAYANGWYTVERTPEQFAEAARRVVERGYRALKLDPFGAGYYELDLAEKRRVIALVEAVRDAVGSEVEILIEMHGRFNPATAIEMARLLEPYQPSWIEEPVPPHNLAALKKVAEQVRIPVATGERIHTRYDFRELFELQAADIIQPDITHLGGLLETKKLAAWADAYYVLVAPHNVCGPVGTAANLHLAACTTNFKIQEHFNDFAEAHVKAAAPGVPDVVDGYFPLPQGPGLGVQLDHSVVAQHPRRRVFFNLFAEEWHRRQAERE, encoded by the coding sequence ATGCGCATCGTCGATGTGAAGACGTACGTACTGGGGACGGCCTGGCGCAATCTGACGTTCGTCGAGGTGCATACCGACGAGGGGATCACTGGGGTCGGCGAGGCGCGGATGCTCAACCACACGGATGCCCTGTTGGGCTACCTGGCCGAAGCGGTCCCCAATCATGTGCTCGGCCGTGACCCGTTTCAGATCGAAGACCTCGTCTTTCACATGATGCGCGACGATTATGCCCGGCCCGACTACGTGATGATGTCGGGGATCGCGGCGATCGAGATCGCCTGCTGGGACATCATGGGGAAGGCGCTCGGTCTTCCCGTCTATCAGCTTTTGGGTGGCGCGGTACGGGATCGGATCAAGGCGTACGCCAACGGCTGGTATACGGTGGAGCGGACACCGGAGCAGTTCGCAGAGGCAGCGCGCCGGGTGGTCGAGCGCGGGTACCGTGCGCTCAAGCTCGATCCGTTCGGTGCTGGTTACTATGAGCTCGATCTCGCTGAGAAGCGGCGTGTGATCGCACTGGTCGAGGCCGTGCGCGATGCCGTGGGGTCAGAGGTCGAGATCTTGATCGAGATGCATGGACGGTTCAATCCGGCGACCGCGATCGAGATGGCACGACTTCTCGAGCCCTACCAGCCGAGTTGGATCGAGGAGCCGGTGCCGCCGCACAATCTGGCTGCCTTGAAGAAGGTCGCCGAGCAGGTGCGGATCCCGGTGGCGACCGGCGAGCGGATCCACACTCGGTATGACTTTCGCGAACTTTTCGAGCTCCAGGCAGCCGATATCATCCAACCGGATATCACGCATCTGGGTGGACTCCTGGAGACGAAGAAGTTGGCCGCGTGGGCTGATGCGTACTATGTCCTCGTCGCGCCGCACAACGTCTGCGGCCCGGTCGGAACCGCAGCGAACCTGCATCTGGCTGCCTGCACGACCAACTTCAAGATCCAAGAGCACTTCAACGATTTCGCCGAAGCGCACGTGAAGGCAGCGGCACCGGGGGTTCCCGACGTCGTCGATGGCTACTTCCCGCTGCCGCAAGGGCCGGGCTTAGGCGTCCAGTTGGATCACAGCGTGGTCGCGCAGCATCCGCGGCGGCGCGTCTTTTTCAATCTTTTCGCCGAAGAGTGGCACCGACGGCAAGCGGAGCGCGAGTGA